The genomic stretch CTTCAATGATGACGAACAAAGGAGAAAGCCACAGGACCGGGCCAAGAAAATGTTTGAGGTACTTGAAACCGTGGGCTTTGACCCCGTAATAATGCGTGGCAAAGAAAACCACCAGGGCGCAGGCTACTGTGGTATTCAGATTATCCGTGGGGGGCAGGAAGCCCGGAACTAAGCCAAGGAGGTTGGAGAAGAGGATGAAAAAGCCTAAGGTTCCGATTAAGGGAAGGAATTTCCGGCCCCGTGGCCCGATAATGTCGTCTAAAAATTTCAAAATCATCTCCGTGAAGAGCTCAAAGAGATTCCGCAGAGTAAGCCGGCTGGAGGGTACTATGGCCGTCGGGATTTCCAAGGCCACTTTTCGAAAAGCCAGGTAGGAAAGTAGAGAGAGAATCAAGAGCACAAAAAGGGCCC from Deltaproteobacteria bacterium encodes the following:
- the atpB gene encoding F0F1 ATP synthase subunit A encodes the protein MAGPAPFTWLSYVPFIGGLPHQVSGALFVLLILSLLSYLAFRKVALEIPTAIVPSSRLTLRNLFELFTEMILKFLDDIIGPRGRKFLPLIGTLGFFILFSNLLGLVPGFLPPTDNLNTTVACALVVFFATHYYGVKAHGFKYLKHFLGPVLWLSPLFVIIEVISHLARVLSLSMRLFGNIMADHMLLSLTLLTPSLLVLFLPPLAMFMGVFVSLIQTFIFILLSMVYISLAIEESEH